TGCCTGTGTCCTCCTTATTCTACCATAAAGGAGGCAGTGATGGACTTTAATGCCCATGGCGCCCTGGATCTGGATGAGCCGGATTTCTGGGCTTGCCAAAATTGCGGGACAAGAAATAAGAACATGAATCCGGTTTGGTGCTGTACCGGTTGTGGCGGGAGAAAACCAGCAGGATCAGCTAGTCCTCAAGCTCTTAGTGAGCCAGGAATAGCTGGTTGGGTTCACCAGTCTTGGGGGTTGAACTGGTTACGATTCTCAAGGCCATAGGAGGTTAAGATGTGTCACTACGAGCCGGATGGTCCCCAGCGAGTAACAAAGAAGGGTTGGGTCTGCGAGTTGTGCGGAACTCATAATCCAGATCCAGAAAAGATTGTTTGCTGGGCCTGCGCAGGCGAGTCAAAAAGGGCGGATAAAATTAAAAAGGATCGTCTGCTGCAGCAACGGCGGCGATCTTCAAAGGGGTTTTAAAACCCCCCTGGGGGGAGGGCAATGTTCCTCCCTCCAGTTTCAAAAAAACAGATTAGATACAAATAAATAATTTTGTATTAAAATAAAGATTATAATTATGTTTGAACAATATAAACAACTTTTACAAGAATTTATCCGTTTTAAGAGCATCTCTACTGATGCTAATTTTCAGTCAGAAATAAAGAAAGCGGTTGACTGGCTGAAAAATCTGTTTCAAGTTAATGGTTTTCAGGTCCAGGTTTTTGAAGGTTATGACAACCCAATTGTTTTGGCAAGTTATCAAGTTGACCCGAATTTAAAGACAGCTTTAATTTATGGCCATTATGATGTCCAGCCAGCAGAAAAAGCGGATGGTTGGAATTCTGAACCGTTTGAGCTAACTGAACGAGAAAATAGATTATTCGCCCGGGGCGCGATTGATAACAAGGGTCAGGTAATGGTTCATTTGGTCAATGCTTTTGAACAGATTAAAAACAAGACCCTAGGTTATAATCTGAAGTTTCTGATTGAAGGCAACGAAGAGACTGGTTCGGGCAAGATTGAAAAATTCATTCAAGATAATCAAGAGTTATTAAAAGCTAATTTTGTTCTTTTGTCTGATGGTGAGATTTCTGGCGGCCAGCCGAATTTAGAAGTCGGGTTTAGGGGCGGATTTAATTTAACCCTAACAGTCAAAACTGGCAAAGTGGATTTGCATTCCGGAATTTTTGGCAGCGCCGCGCCCAATGCTTTGCACGAGTTGTTCAGAATTTTAAACCAGATCTTTGACTGGCAAGAAAATAAAATTGTCATTCCGGAATTTTACGATTCAGTTGAACCGGTTGATGAAGAGATAAAGAAAAATAACCGGCAGATTCCTTTTAAGCAAAGCGAGTATGAGAAAATGACTGGTTGTAAAGCATTATTGTTGGAACAAGGCAATGATTTTTATACCCAAACTGGTTTAAGGCCGGCAATCGAGATTACTGGTTTAGTTGGCGGCTATGCTGGCGAAGGTTATAAAAACGCGATTCCTTATCAGGCCCAAGCTAAAATTAATTTTCGATTGACTGCAGAGCAAAAACCAGAAAAAGTTTTTGAGTTGTTTAAAAACTGGTTGGCAAAGATAATGCCTGAGTATCTTGATTTTGAGTTAGAACAAAGCAGTCCTTATGAAGGAGTTAAACTAGAGATTAATAATCAATATGTTGAAAAAGCCAAGCAAGTTTTAGAACAGGTCTGGCAAGATCAAGTGATCTTTAAGTATGTTGGCGGCGGCTTGCCAATTGTGACTTATTTCAATCAGATTCTGCAGATTCCTCAATTATTAGTGCCATTGGCAAGCGAAGACTGCGCGATGCACGGAGCCAATGAAAACTTTGATCTAGGTTATTGGCAAAAAGCAATGGCGTTTAGCGAGCAGTTTTTAAAAAGTAATCAATAAAAATTATGGCAGTGTTTCAAAACAAAATAGTTAAACAAATCTTAGAAAAATACCAAACTCTTTGGGCATTAACTCATTACCAAACTTTAGGCGGCTGGGACCTGAATACTTATATGCCTGAAGCTGGCGCTTCAGCCAGGGGCTTGGCAGAAGCGAAACTTTCTGTTTTAAGGCAGAAGCTGTTTTTAAACAA
The Patescibacteria group bacterium DNA segment above includes these coding regions:
- a CDS encoding M20/M25/M40 family metallo-hydrolase, which encodes MFEQYKQLLQEFIRFKSISTDANFQSEIKKAVDWLKNLFQVNGFQVQVFEGYDNPIVLASYQVDPNLKTALIYGHYDVQPAEKADGWNSEPFELTERENRLFARGAIDNKGQVMVHLVNAFEQIKNKTLGYNLKFLIEGNEETGSGKIEKFIQDNQELLKANFVLLSDGEISGGQPNLEVGFRGGFNLTLTVKTGKVDLHSGIFGSAAPNALHELFRILNQIFDWQENKIVIPEFYDSVEPVDEEIKKNNRQIPFKQSEYEKMTGCKALLLEQGNDFYTQTGLRPAIEITGLVGGYAGEGYKNAIPYQAQAKINFRLTAEQKPEKVFELFKNWLAKIMPEYLDFELEQSSPYEGVKLEINNQYVEKAKQVLEQVWQDQVIFKYVGGGLPIVTYFNQILQIPQLLVPLASEDCAMHGANENFDLGYWQKAMAFSEQFLKSNQ